The following are encoded together in the Mastacembelus armatus chromosome 6, fMasArm1.2, whole genome shotgun sequence genome:
- the LOC113133565 gene encoding uncharacterized protein LOC113133565 — translation MSPRKRPLVPLNSRRKAVDNFFPFNFLPVECQLHVFSFLNEVDKCSCALVCLSWSCLVRSWKLWRVADYSRRGVFHLGQEGLLVSNREFERWKSWVHLYTHHLISRRASLLTLKASFDLGDRCNKWGELLSHLLDNVHCRDLSHLDLNWTFTLLEPLDLRVNSSYSSHQDSITKMDQVTSFQELLTKLTHSCPRISKMRLHFDWSDLSVSLLTQFQQLRVLELKYFWVFKGVTPSTLQTLTKSLPNLKSLTLHILVPLRNLGISYTLESESLEFLDVSPSRGLVFSCLKLPALRELRAKKIVRGITLDRRTRLRIQSRWPCLYQVLREGTPKLQALNNERLLPTWKEESYGDLSTILEQSCYCVQHLDSWLW, via the exons ATGTCACCACGAAAAAGGCCCCTGGTCCCTTTAAACAGCCGACGGAAAGCAGTGGACAACTTCTTCCCTTTCAACTTCCTGCCGGTGGAGTGCCAGCTGCATGTCTTTTCCTTTCTGAATGAGGTGGACAAGTGCAGCTGTGCTTTGGTTTGCCTAAGCTGGAGTTGTCTCGTCCGTTCATGGAAGCTGTGGCGCGTGGCGGACTATTCCCGCCGTGGTGTCTTCCATCTGGGTCAGGAGGGTCTGCTTGTTTCAAACCGGGAGTTTGAAAGGTGGAAATCCTGGGTCCACCTTTACACCCACCATCTCATCTCCCGCCGAGCAAGTCTGCTGACATTGAAGGCCAGTTTTGACCTGGGGGATCGCTGCAACAAGTGGGGTGAGCTGCTGAGCCACCTGCTGGATAACGTTCATTGTAGAGACCTCAGTCACCTGGATCTCAACTGGACCTTTACGCTTCTTGAGCCACTGGACCTCAGGGTCAACTCCAGCTACAGTTCACACCAAGACAGCATTACCAAAATGGACCAG gtGACCAGTTTCCAGGAGCTCTTGACTAAACTCACTCACAGCTGCCCACGCATCTCTAAAATGCGGTTACACTTTGACTGGTCCGATTTATCTGTGTCGCTCCTCACCCAGTTCCAGCAGCTCAGAGTCCTCGAGCTTAAATACTTCTGGGTCTTTAAAGGCGTGACTCCCTCGACGCTGCAAACCCTGACCAAGTCCCTGCCTAACCTGAAATCTCTGACTTTACACATCCTGGTGCCATTGAGAAACCTGGGCATCTCATACACCCTGGAATCTGAATCTCTAGAGTTCCTGGACGTGTCGCCCAGCCGAGGTTTAGTATTCTCCTGTCTGAAGCTCCCTGCCCTGCGCGAGCTTCGAGCTAAGAAGATTGTCCGCGGCATCACGCTCGACCGGAGGACCAGACTGAGGATTCAGAGTCGGTGGCCCTGCCTGTACCAAGTACTTCGCGAGGGGACACCTAAGCTTCAGGCCCTAAACAATGAGAGGCTTCTTCCCACATGGAAAGAGGAGAGCTATGGGGATCTGTCTACCATCCTGGAACAGTCTTGTTACTGTGTTCAGCACCTAGATAGCTGGCTTTGGTAG